A single region of the Enterobacter cloacae complex sp. R_G8 genome encodes:
- the rsmF gene encoding 16S rRNA (cytosine(1407)-C(5))-methyltransferase RsmF, translating into MAQNSVYLPEQFLAQMREALPSHLSLDDFIAACQRPLRRSIRVNTLKISVADFLTLVSPYNWQLMPVPWCEEGFWIEREDEASLPLGSTAEHLSGLFYIQEASSMLPVAALFADGNAPERVMDVAAAPGSKTTQIAARMANRGAILANEFSASRVKVLHANISRCGIQNVALTHFDGRVFGAALPETFDAILLDAPCSGEGVVRKDPDALKNWSVESNLDIAATQRELIDSAFHALRPGGTLVYSTCTLNRDENEDVCLWLQAQYPNAVEFLPLDDLFASAKDAITPEGFLHVFPQIYDCEGFFVARLRKTAAITPLPAPKFKVGNFPFTPLKRRETEQVTTAARKAGLIWNDDLHLWQRDKEIWLFPANIEPLIGKVRFSRIGIRLAEVHNKGYRWQHEAVIALASSENTFALTHQEAEEWYRGRDVYPEAPPSQDDVVVTYQGYPLGLAKKVGSRLKNSYPRELVRDGRLFTGNDRAD; encoded by the coding sequence GTGGCTCAAAACTCCGTATATCTTCCTGAACAATTCCTGGCGCAGATGCGCGAGGCGCTTCCTTCTCACCTCTCGTTAGATGATTTTATCGCCGCCTGTCAGCGACCGTTACGCCGAAGTATTCGCGTCAACACGCTGAAAATCAGCGTCGCCGATTTCCTTACGCTGGTATCCCCCTACAACTGGCAGCTTATGCCGGTGCCGTGGTGTGAAGAGGGTTTCTGGATCGAACGGGAGGACGAAGCATCACTGCCGCTGGGCAGTACCGCCGAGCATTTGAGCGGCCTGTTTTATATTCAGGAAGCCAGCTCAATGCTGCCGGTTGCTGCGCTGTTTGCCGATGGCAACGCCCCTGAACGGGTCATGGATGTCGCTGCCGCCCCCGGCTCAAAAACCACGCAGATTGCCGCCCGCATGGCTAACCGCGGGGCCATTCTTGCCAATGAGTTTTCAGCCAGCCGCGTCAAGGTACTGCATGCCAACATCAGCCGCTGCGGCATTCAGAACGTCGCTCTGACACATTTCGACGGTCGCGTGTTTGGCGCCGCCTTGCCGGAAACATTTGACGCCATTCTGCTGGATGCACCCTGCTCCGGTGAAGGTGTGGTACGCAAAGATCCCGATGCCTTAAAAAACTGGTCAGTCGAAAGCAATCTCGATATCGCCGCGACGCAGCGCGAACTGATTGACAGCGCGTTTCATGCCCTGCGTCCGGGCGGCACGCTGGTTTACTCCACCTGCACATTAAACCGTGATGAAAACGAAGACGTCTGCCTGTGGCTGCAAGCGCAATACCCCAATGCGGTTGAGTTTCTGCCACTGGATGATTTGTTTGCCTCGGCCAAAGACGCCATCACCCCGGAAGGTTTCCTCCACGTCTTCCCGCAGATTTATGACTGCGAAGGTTTTTTTGTCGCCCGTCTGCGTAAAACTGCCGCCATCACCCCGCTGCCTGCACCAAAATTTAAGGTCGGTAATTTCCCCTTCACACCGCTGAAACGCCGTGAAACAGAACAGGTCACCACCGCGGCCCGCAAAGCCGGACTGATCTGGAACGACGATCTCCACCTCTGGCAGCGTGATAAAGAGATTTGGCTTTTCCCGGCGAACATTGAGCCGCTTATCGGCAAAGTCCGTTTTTCCCGAATCGGGATCCGCCTGGCGGAAGTACATAACAAAGGGTATCGCTGGCAGCACGAGGCGGTCATTGCGCTTGCCAGCAGTGAAAATACGTTCGCGCTGACGCATCAGGAAGCTGAAGAGTGGTACCGGGGCCGCGATGTGTACCCAGAAGCCCCCCCTTCTCAGGATGATGTCGTGGTGACGTACCAGGGATACCCGCTGGGACTGGCAAAGAAAGTGGGTTCGCGCCTGAAAAACAGCTATCCGCGCGAGCTGGTGCGCGATGGTCGCCTGTTTACCGGTAACGATCGCGCTGACTAA
- the htpX gene encoding protease HtpX: MMRIALFLLTNLAVMVVFGLVLSLTGIQSSSVQGLLIMALLFGFGGSFISLLMSKWMALKSVGGEVIEQPRNDMEQWLMNTVAQQSKQAGIAMPQVAIYHAPDINAFATGARRDASLVAVSTGLLQNMSRDEAEAVIAHEISHIANGDMVTMTLIQGVVNTFVIFISRILAQIAAGFMGGNRDEGEESNGNPLIYFAVSMVLELVFGILASIITMWFSRHREFHADAGSAKLVGREKMIAALQRLKTSYEPQEANSMMAFCINGKSKSLSELFMSHPPLDKRIEALRSGEYLK, translated from the coding sequence ATGATGCGAATCGCGCTCTTCCTGCTCACCAACCTTGCGGTGATGGTGGTTTTCGGGCTCGTGCTAAGCCTGACAGGAATTCAGTCGAGTAGCGTTCAGGGTCTGTTGATTATGGCGCTGCTGTTTGGTTTTGGTGGCTCATTTATTTCACTGCTGATGTCGAAGTGGATGGCGCTGAAGTCGGTAGGTGGTGAGGTTATTGAACAGCCGCGTAACGATATGGAGCAGTGGCTGATGAATACGGTGGCTCAGCAATCTAAGCAAGCCGGGATCGCCATGCCGCAGGTTGCCATTTACCATGCGCCGGATATTAATGCCTTCGCCACGGGTGCCCGTCGCGATGCGTCACTGGTTGCGGTAAGTACCGGGCTGCTGCAAAACATGAGCCGTGACGAAGCCGAAGCGGTTATCGCGCACGAAATCAGCCATATCGCGAACGGTGACATGGTGACCATGACGCTGATTCAGGGCGTGGTGAACACCTTTGTTATCTTTATTTCCCGTATTCTGGCACAGATTGCGGCTGGCTTTATGGGGGGTAACCGCGATGAAGGTGAAGAGAGCAACGGTAACCCGCTGATCTACTTCGCGGTATCGATGGTTCTGGAGCTGGTGTTCGGCATTCTGGCCAGCATCATCACCATGTGGTTCTCCCGTCACCGTGAATTCCACGCGGATGCCGGCTCTGCGAAACTGGTAGGTCGTGAGAAGATGATTGCTGCCCTGCAGCGTCTGAAAACCAGCTACGAGCCGCAGGAAGCGAACAGCATGATGGCATTCTGCATCAACGGTAAATCAAAATCGTTGAGCGAGCTGTTTATGTCTCACCCGCCGCTGGATAAACGTATTGAAGCGCTGCGTAGCGGGGAATACCTGAAGTAA
- the prc gene encoding carboxy terminal-processing peptidase, with protein sequence MNTFFKLTALAGLFAITGHAFAVDDITRVDQIPVLKEETQHATVSERVTSRFTRSHYRQFDLDQAFSAKIFDRYLNLLDYSHNVLLASDVEQFAKRKSDVGDELRSGKLDLFYDLYNLAQKRRFERYQYALKVLERPMDFTGNDTFNLDRSKAPWPKDEAELNTLWDSKVKYDELSLKLTGKDEKEIRDTLTRRYKFAIRRLAQTNSEDVFSLAMTAFAHEIDPHTNYLSPRNTEQFNTEMSLSLEGIGAVLQMDDDYTVINSMVAGGPASKSKAISVGDRIVGVGQTGQNMVDVIGWRLDDVVALIKGPKGSKVRLEILPAGKGTKTRIVTLTRERIRLEDRAVKMSVKTVGKEKVGVLDIPGFYVGLTDDVKVQLQKLEKQNVSSVIIDLRSNGGGALTEAVSLSGLFIPSGPVVQVRDNNGKVREDADNDGVVYYKGPLVVLVDRFSASASEIFAAAMQDYGRALIVGEPTFGKGTVQQYRSLNRIYDQMLRPEWPALGSVQYTIQKFYRVNGGSTQRKGVTPDIMMPTGTEETETGEKFEDNALPWDSINAATYVKAGDMTQFGPQLLKDHNERIAKDPEFQYIMKDIARFNALKEKRNIVSLNYAQREKENNEDDATRLARINDRFKREGKPLLKKLDDLPKDYQEPDPYLDETVHIALDLANLEKEKPAEQPAPAK encoded by the coding sequence ATGAACACTTTTTTTAAGCTCACCGCGCTGGCGGGCCTGTTTGCCATAACAGGTCATGCTTTCGCAGTGGACGATATTACGCGTGTTGATCAAATTCCGGTTCTCAAGGAAGAGACGCAGCACGCGACGGTGAGCGAGCGTGTGACGTCACGTTTCACCCGTTCGCACTATCGTCAGTTCGATCTCGATCAGGCCTTTTCGGCCAAAATCTTCGACCGCTATCTGAACTTGCTGGATTACAGCCATAACGTACTGCTCGCCAGCGATGTCGAGCAGTTCGCAAAACGTAAATCCGACGTTGGTGATGAGCTGCGTTCCGGCAAGCTGGATCTGTTCTACGATCTGTATAACCTGGCACAAAAGCGCCGCTTTGAACGTTATCAGTATGCGCTGAAAGTGCTGGAACGTCCTATGGACTTTACCGGCAACGACACCTTTAATCTGGACCGCAGTAAGGCGCCCTGGCCGAAAGACGAAGCCGAGCTGAACACCCTGTGGGACAGCAAAGTGAAGTACGACGAACTGAGTCTCAAGCTCACTGGCAAAGATGAGAAAGAGATCCGTGACACGCTGACGCGCCGTTACAAGTTTGCCATTCGTCGCCTGGCGCAAACCAACAGCGAAGATGTTTTCTCGCTGGCAATGACCGCCTTTGCCCACGAAATCGACCCGCATACCAACTATCTCTCCCCGCGTAACACCGAACAGTTCAATACCGAAATGAGCCTGTCTCTGGAAGGTATCGGCGCGGTGCTGCAGATGGACGACGATTACACGGTGATCAACTCCATGGTTGCGGGTGGCCCGGCATCAAAAAGCAAAGCGATAAGCGTAGGCGATCGTATTGTCGGTGTAGGCCAAACCGGGCAGAACATGGTGGATGTCATCGGCTGGCGTCTGGACGATGTGGTTGCGCTGATCAAAGGTCCGAAAGGCAGCAAAGTTCGTCTTGAAATTCTGCCTGCCGGGAAAGGCACCAAAACCCGTATCGTTACCCTGACCCGTGAGCGTATTCGCCTTGAAGACCGCGCGGTGAAAATGTCGGTGAAAACCGTCGGTAAAGAGAAGGTGGGTGTACTTGATATCCCTGGCTTCTACGTAGGGCTGACCGATGATGTGAAAGTGCAGCTGCAGAAGCTTGAGAAGCAGAATGTCAGCAGCGTGATCATCGATCTGCGCAGCAACGGAGGTGGTGCGCTGACAGAAGCCGTTTCTCTGTCTGGCCTGTTTATCCCGTCTGGTCCGGTGGTGCAGGTACGCGATAACAACGGTAAAGTCCGTGAAGATGCCGACAATGATGGCGTGGTCTACTACAAAGGCCCGCTGGTGGTGCTGGTCGATCGCTTCAGTGCGTCAGCGTCTGAAATCTTTGCCGCGGCAATGCAGGATTATGGCCGCGCGCTGATTGTTGGCGAGCCGACCTTTGGTAAAGGTACCGTTCAACAGTATCGTTCCCTGAATCGTATCTACGATCAGATGCTGCGTCCGGAATGGCCTGCGCTGGGCTCTGTCCAGTACACCATTCAGAAGTTCTACCGTGTGAATGGCGGCAGTACGCAGCGTAAAGGCGTGACGCCAGATATCATGATGCCGACAGGCACGGAAGAGACGGAAACGGGCGAGAAGTTTGAAGATAACGCGTTGCCGTGGGACAGCATCAATGCCGCGACATACGTGAAAGCCGGTGATATGACGCAGTTTGGTCCGCAATTGCTGAAAGACCATAACGAGCGCATCGCGAAAGATCCTGAATTCCAGTACATCATGAAGGACATTGCGCGTTTCAATGCTCTGAAAGAAAAAAGGAATATTGTTTCTCTGAACTACGCTCAGCGTGAGAAAGAGAACAATGAGGATGACGCAACGCGTCTGGCGCGTATCAACGATCGCTTCAAACGTGAAGGCAAGCCTCTGCTCAAAAAACTGGACGATCTGCCTAAAGATTACCAGGAGCCGGATCCGTACCTGGACGAGACGGTCCATATCGCGCTTGACCTGGCGAATCTGGAAAAAGAGAAGCCCGCCGAGCAACCCGCTCCGGCTAAATAA
- a CDS encoding GAF domain-containing protein — MNKTEFYADLNRDFKALMAGETSFLATLANTSALLFERLTEVNWAGFYLLEGETLVLGPFQGKLACVRIPVGRGVCGTAVAKNAVQRVEDVHAFDGHIACDAASNSEIVLPLVVKNQIIGVLDIDSTAFSRFTIEDEQGLRELVANLENVLAATDYQKFFASVAG, encoded by the coding sequence ATGAACAAAACAGAATTCTACGCGGATCTGAACCGCGATTTTAAGGCATTGATGGCGGGTGAGACCAGCTTCTTAGCCACTCTGGCAAATACAAGTGCATTACTCTTTGAACGTCTGACCGAGGTAAACTGGGCCGGTTTTTACCTTCTTGAAGGCGAAACGCTGGTGCTGGGGCCTTTCCAGGGGAAACTCGCCTGCGTGCGTATCCCTGTGGGACGCGGCGTATGCGGAACGGCTGTCGCCAAAAATGCGGTGCAGCGTGTAGAGGACGTTCACGCGTTTGACGGTCACATCGCCTGCGATGCCGCCAGTAATTCTGAAATCGTGCTGCCGCTGGTGGTAAAAAATCAGATTATTGGCGTTCTGGACATCGACAGTACGGCCTTCAGTCGCTTTACAATCGAGGACGAACAGGGGCTGCGCGAGCTGGTGGCGAATCTGGAAAACGTTCTTGCAGCAACCGATTATCAAAAATTCTTTGCGAGCGTCGCAGGATAA
- a CDS encoding MFS transporter: protein MEKKLPDGLPLPQRYGAIATIIIGISMAVLDGAIANVALPTIASDLHASPASSIWIVNAYQIAIVVSLLSFSFLGDMFGYRRVYQCGLAVFTLTSLFCALSDSLHTLTLARIAQGFGGAALMSVNTALIRLIYPQRHLGRGMGINSFIVAVSSAAGPTIAAAILSVASWQWLFAINVPLGIIALFFALRYLPGNGPRSIMPRFDIASAVMNALTFGLLITALSGFAQGQSIWLTATEIAALLVIGVFFVRRQLSLPVPLLPVDLLRIPLFSLSICTSICSFCAQMLALVSLPFFLQSVIGRSEVETGLLLTPWPLATMVMAPLAGYLIERVHAGLLGALGLAVMAAGLFALALLPSSPTDLDIIWRMILCGAGFGLFQSPNNHTIITSAPRHRSGGASGMLGTARLLGQSTGAALVALMFNLAGQNGNHLALITAGTLATLAAIVSGLRVTQPSVQA, encoded by the coding sequence ATGGAAAAAAAACTGCCCGATGGTCTGCCTTTACCCCAGCGGTATGGCGCTATCGCTACGATTATCATCGGTATTTCGATGGCCGTACTCGACGGCGCAATTGCCAATGTTGCCCTGCCCACCATTGCCAGCGATCTGCATGCCTCACCCGCCAGCTCTATCTGGATCGTTAACGCCTATCAGATAGCGATCGTGGTGTCATTGCTCTCTTTCTCTTTTCTGGGGGATATGTTCGGCTACCGACGGGTCTATCAGTGCGGGCTGGCGGTGTTTACCCTGACCTCGCTGTTCTGTGCCCTCTCTGATTCGCTGCATACTCTGACGCTGGCACGCATTGCGCAGGGTTTTGGTGGTGCGGCACTGATGAGTGTCAATACCGCATTGATCCGCTTAATTTATCCCCAACGTCATCTGGGACGGGGAATGGGGATTAACTCCTTCATTGTGGCAGTATCTTCGGCGGCCGGGCCGACAATTGCGGCGGCCATACTGTCTGTCGCCTCATGGCAATGGCTGTTCGCCATCAATGTACCGCTGGGTATTATTGCCCTCTTCTTTGCCCTGCGCTATCTGCCGGGGAACGGCCCCAGAAGCATCATGCCCCGTTTTGACATCGCCAGTGCGGTGATGAATGCGCTGACCTTTGGCCTGCTGATTACAGCCCTGAGCGGCTTTGCGCAGGGTCAGTCCATTTGGCTGACCGCCACAGAAATCGCAGCCCTGCTGGTGATTGGCGTCTTCTTCGTTCGCCGCCAGCTCTCGTTACCGGTGCCGTTACTGCCCGTCGATCTGTTACGCATTCCCCTGTTTTCACTCTCAATATGCACGTCAATTTGTTCGTTCTGCGCCCAGATGCTGGCCCTTGTCTCTCTGCCTTTTTTCCTGCAGAGCGTAATAGGACGTTCTGAAGTGGAGACCGGACTCCTGCTCACCCCGTGGCCGCTGGCGACGATGGTGATGGCACCGCTGGCAGGTTATCTCATAGAGCGCGTACATGCAGGATTACTGGGCGCGCTGGGGCTGGCGGTGATGGCGGCAGGCCTGTTTGCGCTGGCACTGCTTCCATCGTCACCCACAGATCTGGATATTATCTGGCGCATGATCCTCTGCGGAGCCGGTTTTGGCCTGTTCCAGTCGCCGAATAATCACACCATTATCACCTCCGCACCGCGCCATCGCAGCGGAGGAGCCAGTGGCATGTTGGGTACCGCTCGCCTGCTGGGACAAAGCACCGGTGCGGCACTGGTCGCCCTGATGTTTAACCTCGCCGGGCAAAACGGTAATCACCTTGCGCTCATTACCGCAGGCACACTGGCCACCCTTGCCGCGATCGTCAGCGGCCTGCGCGTCACTCAGCCCAGCGTGCAGGCATAA
- the proQ gene encoding RNA chaperone ProQ, translating to MENQPKLNSSKEVIAFLAERFPQCFSAEGEARPLKVGIFQDLVARVEGEMNLSKTQLRSALRLYTSSWRYLYGIKPGATRVDLDGNPCGELDEQHVEHARKQLEEAKARVQAQRAEQQAKKREAAAANGQEEAPRRERKPRPAPRRNENNDRKPRADKPAAKAPRAPREEQRHTPVSDINALSVGQALKVKAGNNAMDATVLEITKDGVRVQLTSGMSMIVRAEHLLF from the coding sequence ATGGAAAATCAACCTAAGTTGAATAGCAGTAAAGAAGTTATCGCATTTCTGGCCGAGCGTTTCCCACAGTGCTTCAGCGCTGAAGGCGAAGCTCGTCCCCTGAAAGTCGGTATTTTTCAGGATCTGGTGGCACGCGTTGAGGGGGAAATGAACCTCAGCAAAACTCAGCTGCGCTCCGCCTTACGTCTTTATACTTCGAGCTGGCGTTACCTGTACGGTATCAAACCGGGCGCGACCCGTGTGGATCTTGACGGCAACCCATGTGGTGAGCTGGACGAGCAGCACGTAGAGCACGCGCGTAAGCAGCTAGAAGAAGCCAAAGCACGCGTTCAGGCACAACGTGCAGAACAGCAGGCGAAAAAACGCGAAGCCGCTGCGGCAAACGGCCAGGAAGAAGCGCCTCGTCGTGAACGTAAGCCGCGTCCTGCACCGCGTCGCAACGAAAATAACGATCGCAAACCGCGTGCTGACAAACCAGCAGCTAAAGCCCCTCGCGCACCTCGTGAAGAGCAGCGCCACACTCCGGTTTCAGACATCAACGCCCTGAGCGTGGGTCAGGCACTGAAGGTAAAAGCGGGTAACAATGCAATGGACGCCACCGTACTGGAAATCACCAAAGATGGCGTTCGTGTACAGCTGACTTCTGGTATGTCAATGATTGTACGCGCAGAACACTTGTTGTTCTGA
- a CDS encoding PqiB family protein: MSQETPASPTEARIKTKRRISPFWLLPVIALMIAGWLIWTSYEDRGSTITIDFQSADGIVAGRTPVRFQGVEVGTVQDISLGKGLNKIQVRASIKSDMQDALRSETQFWLVTPKASLAGVSGLDALVGGNYIGMMPGKGEPQDHFVALDTQPKYRLNNGDLMIHLQAPDLGSLNSGSLVYFRKIPVGRVYDYAINPNKQGVTIDVLIERRFTNLVKKGSRFWNVSGVDADVSLSGAKVKLESLAALVNGAIAFDSPENSSPATADDTFGLYADLAHSQRGVIVKLALPDAKGLKAGSTPLMYQGLEVGQLTKMTLNPGGSVTGEMTVDPSVVDLLREKTRIEMRSPKLSLSDASISSLLTGSTFELIPGEGQPSNTFVVAPADKALLQKPGVVTITLNAPESYGIEAGQPLILHGVQVGQVLERTLSENGVSFSVAIDPQYSNLVHGDSKFVVNSRVDVKVGLDGVEFLGASASEWVNGGIRILPGNKGPVRDSYPLYANLDKAIENSLSDLPTTTLTLSAETLPDVQAGSVVLYRKFEVGEVITVRPHADAFDIELHIKPEYRKLLTPNSVFWAEGGAKVQLNGSGLTVQASPLSRALRGAISFDNLPGAGGNMRKGDKRILFPSETAARAVGGQITLHAFDAGKLAEGMPIRYLGIDIGQIQKLTLITARNEVQATAVLYPEYVQTFARTGSRFSVVTPQISAAGVEHLDTILQPYINVEPGRGNARRDFELQEATITDSRYLDGLSIVVEVPEAGSLSIGTPVLFRGIEVGTVTGLTLGTLSDRVMVALRISDRYQHLVRNNSVFWLASGYSLDFGLTGGVVKTGTFNQFIRGGIAFATPPGTPLAPKAQPGKHFLLLESEPKEWREWGTALPR; the protein is encoded by the coding sequence ATGAGTCAGGAAACCCCCGCTTCGCCGACTGAAGCGAGAATTAAAACAAAACGCCGCATTTCGCCATTCTGGTTGCTGCCTGTCATCGCCCTGATGATTGCAGGCTGGCTTATCTGGACGAGCTATGAAGATCGCGGAAGCACCATCACCATTGATTTCCAGTCCGCCGACGGCATTGTGGCCGGACGTACCCCCGTGCGTTTCCAGGGGGTGGAAGTGGGTACCGTGCAGGATATCTCCCTTGGAAAAGGGCTGAATAAAATTCAGGTACGGGCCAGCATCAAATCCGATATGCAGGACGCGCTGCGCAGCGAAACGCAGTTCTGGCTGGTCACGCCGAAGGCCTCTCTGGCCGGGGTGTCCGGGCTGGATGCGCTGGTTGGCGGGAACTATATCGGCATGATGCCGGGTAAAGGTGAACCGCAGGATCACTTTGTTGCGCTTGATACACAGCCGAAATACCGCCTCAATAACGGGGATCTGATGATCCACCTGCAGGCACCCGATTTAGGGTCACTGAACAGCGGCTCGCTGGTGTACTTCCGTAAAATCCCGGTGGGCCGGGTTTATGATTACGCCATCAACCCCAACAAGCAGGGCGTGACCATCGATGTGTTAATCGAGCGTCGCTTTACCAATCTGGTGAAAAAAGGCAGCCGTTTCTGGAATGTGTCGGGCGTGGATGCTGACGTAAGCCTCAGCGGTGCGAAAGTGAAGCTTGAAAGCCTGGCGGCGCTGGTCAATGGCGCGATTGCCTTTGACTCCCCGGAAAATTCCAGCCCTGCCACCGCAGATGACACGTTCGGATTGTATGCCGACCTGGCGCATAGCCAGCGTGGGGTGATCGTCAAACTTGCTCTGCCTGATGCCAAAGGGTTAAAAGCCGGTTCTACGCCGCTGATGTATCAGGGGCTGGAGGTCGGTCAGCTCACCAAAATGACGCTCAATCCGGGCGGTTCCGTAACCGGGGAGATGACGGTTGACCCAAGCGTAGTGGATCTTCTGCGCGAGAAAACGCGTATTGAAATGCGCAGCCCGAAACTGTCTCTGAGTGATGCCAGCATCAGCAGCCTCCTGACAGGCAGTACCTTCGAGTTGATCCCCGGCGAAGGCCAGCCCAGCAACACCTTTGTGGTTGCCCCGGCGGATAAAGCCCTGCTGCAAAAACCCGGCGTGGTGACCATTACGCTGAATGCGCCGGAAAGCTACGGTATTGAAGCCGGTCAGCCGCTGATCTTACACGGCGTGCAGGTCGGTCAGGTGCTGGAGCGTACGCTGTCGGAAAACGGGGTGAGCTTCTCCGTCGCAATCGATCCGCAATACAGCAACCTGGTGCATGGCGACAGCAAATTCGTGGTTAACAGCCGCGTTGACGTCAAGGTCGGGCTGGACGGCGTAGAATTTCTCGGCGCCAGTGCCAGCGAGTGGGTGAACGGCGGGATCCGCATCCTGCCTGGCAATAAAGGCCCTGTTCGTGACAGTTATCCGCTGTATGCCAATCTGGATAAAGCCATTGAAAACAGCCTGAGCGATCTGCCGACCACCACGCTGACGTTGAGTGCGGAGACGCTGCCGGACGTACAGGCAGGCTCGGTCGTGCTGTATCGCAAGTTTGAGGTTGGTGAAGTGATCACCGTTCGCCCACATGCAGACGCCTTTGATATCGAACTGCACATCAAGCCGGAATATCGCAAGTTGCTTACGCCAAACAGCGTCTTCTGGGCCGAAGGTGGAGCAAAGGTTCAGCTTAACGGCAGCGGGTTGACCGTGCAGGCCTCCCCGCTCTCCCGCGCGCTGCGCGGGGCGATTAGCTTCGATAATCTGCCCGGCGCAGGCGGCAATATGCGCAAGGGTGACAAGCGCATCCTCTTCCCGTCAGAAACCGCTGCACGTGCGGTTGGCGGGCAAATTACTCTGCATGCCTTCGACGCCGGGAAGCTGGCGGAAGGAATGCCCATCCGCTACCTGGGCATTGATATCGGACAGATCCAGAAGCTGACGCTGATCACCGCACGTAACGAAGTGCAGGCCACCGCGGTGCTTTATCCCGAATACGTTCAGACGTTCGCCCGGACAGGCTCGCGTTTCTCGGTTGTAACGCCGCAGATCTCGGCCGCAGGCGTTGAGCATCTCGACACCATCCTGCAGCCGTATATCAACGTCGAACCCGGTCGTGGCAACGCGCGTCGTGATTTTGAGTTGCAGGAAGCTACCATCACCGACTCGCGCTATCTTGATGGTCTGAGCATAGTGGTGGAGGTACCGGAAGCTGGCTCGCTTAGCATCGGCACGCCAGTCCTGTTCCGAGGTATTGAAGTGGGAACGGTGACCGGCCTGACGCTCGGGACCCTCTCCGACCGCGTGATGGTGGCGTTACGCATCAGCGATCGTTACCAGCATCTGGTGCGGAATAACTCGGTGTTCTGGCTGGCCTCCGGCTATTCGCTGGACTTCGGCCTGACGGGTGGCGTGGTGAAAACCGGCACCTTCAACCAGTTTATTCGCGGTGGTATTGCTTTTGCCACGCCGCCGGGTACACCGCTGGCGCCAAAAGCACAGCCGGGTAAACACTTCCTGCTGCTCGAAAGCGAACCTAAAGAATGGCGCGAGTGGGGAACCGCCCTGCCGCGTTAA
- the yebS gene encoding membrane integrity lipid transport subunit YebS: protein MALKTTKITPTKKITVHTVSEALPRAHYQRCPQCDTLFMLPKMKSHQSAFCPRCDAKIRDGRDWSLTRLAAMAVTMLLLMPFAWSEPLLKLYLLGVRIDANVLQGIWQMTRQGDPVTAAMVLFCTVGAPLVLVAAIAYLWLGNILGMNLRPVLLMLDKLKEWVMLDIYLVGVGVASIKVQDYAFLQPGVGLFAFICLVLLSILTLIHLNVEQLWERFYPQRPATRPDENLRVCLGCHYTGLPDARGRCPRCHIPLRLRRNNSLQKCWAALIASLVFLIPANMLPISIIYVNGARQEDTILSGIISLAHSNVGVAAIVFIASILVPFTKVVVMFTLLISIHFKCEQGLRTRILLLRFVTWIGRWSMLDLFVISLMMSLINRDQLLAFTMGPAAFYFGSAVILTILAVEWLDSRLLWDAHESGNPRFAD from the coding sequence ATGGCCTTAAAAACAACCAAAATCACGCCGACAAAAAAGATAACTGTCCATACGGTAAGCGAAGCTTTGCCTCGTGCACATTATCAGCGTTGCCCCCAGTGCGATACGCTTTTTATGTTGCCGAAGATGAAATCGCATCAAAGCGCCTTTTGTCCCCGCTGCGATGCCAAAATTCGTGACGGGCGCGACTGGTCATTAACCCGCCTCGCCGCCATGGCAGTCACCATGCTGCTGTTGATGCCCTTTGCCTGGAGCGAGCCGCTATTGAAGCTCTACCTGCTCGGCGTGCGTATTGATGCCAACGTGCTGCAGGGGATCTGGCAAATGACGCGCCAGGGCGATCCGGTGACCGCAGCCATGGTGCTTTTTTGCACCGTTGGCGCGCCGCTGGTCCTGGTCGCGGCGATTGCCTATCTGTGGCTCGGCAATATTCTGGGGATGAACCTGCGACCGGTGTTGCTGATGCTGGATAAACTCAAAGAGTGGGTCATGCTGGATATCTATCTTGTGGGTGTCGGCGTGGCGTCAATCAAAGTACAGGACTACGCGTTTCTGCAGCCAGGCGTCGGACTCTTTGCATTTATCTGTCTGGTGTTGCTCAGTATCCTGACGTTAATCCATCTGAACGTTGAGCAACTCTGGGAACGTTTTTACCCTCAGCGCCCTGCCACACGCCCGGATGAAAACCTCCGGGTCTGTCTGGGTTGCCACTACACCGGGCTGCCTGACGCGCGCGGCCGCTGTCCACGTTGCCATATTCCTTTGAGGCTGCGGCGCAACAACAGCCTGCAAAAGTGCTGGGCCGCACTGATTGCCTCTTTGGTATTCCTGATCCCTGCCAATATGTTGCCGATTTCCATTATTTACGTGAATGGTGCACGCCAGGAAGATACCATCCTCTCCGGCATTATCTCTCTTGCGCACAGCAATGTAGGGGTGGCGGCAATTGTGTTTATCGCCAGTATTCTGGTGCCGTTTACCAAAGTGGTGGTGATGTTTACCCTGCTTATCAGCATTCACTTTAAATGTGAGCAAGGGTTACGTACCCGTATCCTGCTCCTGCGCTTTGTCACCTGGATTGGCCGCTGGTCGATGTTGGATCTGTTCGTGATTTCGTTGATGATGTCGCTGATTAACCGCGACCAGCTACTTGCTTTTACAATGGGACCCGCAGCTTTTTATTTCGGCTCTGCGGTGATATTGACTATTCTTGCTGTGGAATGGCTGGATAGCCGCTTACTTTGGGATGCACATGAGTCAGGAAACCCCCGCTTCGCCGACTGA